From the Candidatus Krumholzibacteriia bacterium genome, the window GGTCGTGCGCAGGGCCTCCAGATGGGCACCACGGGCGATGAAATGCACCTCTTCGCCTGCCTCGGCGAGGCGACCGCCGAAGTAGCCGCCCACGCCGCCGGCGCCGAGCACGGCGATCCGCACGCCTTCAGGACCCCGGTTTCTGCATCGCTGCGAAGCGCCGCTGCATTTCCTCCGGCGAGACGTCTTCGACGTGCGTCGCGATCGACCAGACGTGGCCGAATGGGTCGGTGACGGTGGCCATCCGATCGCCGTAGAACTCGTTCTTGGGCGGCCGCGTCACCTGGGCGCCGGCGGCGACGGCGCTCTTGAACACCGCGTCCACGTCGTTGACGTAGAGGACGATGCTCACCGGTGTGCCGCCGAGCGCCTGCGGCCCGCGGTAACCCATCTCGGGCGCCTCGTCGGCCAGCATCACCACGGAGTTACCAATTTGGATCTCTGCATGCATGATTCCACCACCAGGAGCGTCCATACGGAAACGCTCCTTGGCGGCGAAGGCTTGCCGATAGAACTCGAGCGCACGCGACGCCCCCTGCATGACCAGATAAGGCGTAACGGTGCTGTACCCATCGGGAATCGGCTTCACGGGCATTGCCTCTCTCCTCGGTTACCTCGGTACCCCATGGATTGCACTGGCGATGCCCGCGGCGGCAAATCGCTCTCGGGAGCGGGCGGAGTCGCAATCTCCGTCGCAACCAACGCCGTGTGGATTCCAGGCAAAGGCTA encodes:
- a CDS encoding VOC family protein: MPVKPIPDGYSTVTPYLVMQGASRALEFYRQAFAAKERFRMDAPGGGIMHAEIQIGNSVVMLADEAPEMGYRGPQALGGTPVSIVLYVNDVDAVFKSAVAAGAQVTRPPKNEFYGDRMATVTDPFGHVWSIATHVEDVSPEEMQRRFAAMQKPGS